The Coraliomargarita parva genome contains a region encoding:
- a CDS encoding delta-60 repeat domain-containing protein has protein sequence MSRTFVILALVFSLSPLSAEEFHYAFSGEVTEVAANENDYLGTLYSGTRVDGYFGITDTYLGFGRYRALYLEVKFPGQTIRVDYEPLLYQWWTNGRFELAWDNNGSVNLPYAFYEFAVDLDGFSGTTSASYLAGLDLRDFNATILSVRGYDIESGAAFDVTVDLQSLDRSTDLSRRFYFDSGIQFYSNYPIRALAFDRDCIWVGGSGFSRSGGKQPLERLFLDGERDTSFNIVGGFSKEDGSLPVIYAIERLEDGDLFVAGDFSHYMEVEVGNYARLNRDGSLDPDFLKNRRGLSAVPGANGIVTALQLLPGGDVLLGGDFSQVDGLSRLNLAIVRSSGEVVPTWSTSALQSPRSFNGINAFALSPDGMEVYVAGDFRVQSTESEMGLFRMNLSKGTPDWLSSFNLPPSEFAKVCFREDGALVLLEDLGSGGELYVQQKPETGTTDPFRLGENSGVIVNNITAMAVLKDNRIFAVGYFWDAERDETFSVGVFSEKGDYLSASMGQRLEIWADAKAQGVLSGDGSVWIFGDFDLELGTTDGTDSVGEYQWTKLARFAECQSHPVASPANLVFGSSRYDTRDGETLYVSLLRTGATEDLEAPLKGYVESEWADNLNVLNEGDDFIYSWFRGPLLEFAPYDRMISVPVSFLTDWLPGASAEPDASPSVVFAVDYSNAQYPTSTGMRTRTVAWVEDSTHEHLTALQQYVPDATIEADGYLDPDQDGRDSYTEILMQTDPLIADSAPGLKLFRRYHPQDVEPVWVLELPFDGTMSQATFVLWQALASQGGLDAGWDSLVSNTSDELLSQRYKPMSYRDSLLYGDPHGSGVLGIRLAPGAESSVFWQATYSEY, from the coding sequence ATGTCTCGGACGTTTGTTATTCTCGCTCTGGTTTTCTCTTTAAGTCCCCTTTCGGCGGAAGAGTTTCACTATGCTTTCAGTGGCGAGGTCACGGAGGTCGCTGCAAATGAGAATGACTATCTGGGTACTCTCTATTCCGGAACGAGGGTGGATGGCTACTTTGGCATTACAGACACCTATCTGGGATTCGGGCGCTACAGGGCTCTCTACCTGGAAGTGAAGTTTCCCGGGCAAACTATCCGCGTCGACTACGAGCCACTCTTGTACCAATGGTGGACCAATGGGAGATTTGAGTTGGCTTGGGATAACAACGGTTCGGTGAATCTTCCATATGCGTTTTACGAGTTCGCGGTCGATCTGGATGGTTTTTCCGGTACGACCAGCGCGAGTTACTTGGCCGGACTCGATCTGCGTGATTTTAACGCAACAATCCTCAGTGTGCGTGGATATGATATTGAGAGTGGTGCTGCATTTGATGTCACCGTGGATCTTCAGAGCCTGGATCGATCCACTGACTTAAGCCGGAGGTTCTATTTCGATTCGGGGATTCAGTTTTATAGTAATTATCCGATCCGGGCACTGGCTTTTGACCGTGATTGCATCTGGGTTGGTGGCAGTGGGTTTTCCCGTTCCGGAGGCAAGCAACCCCTCGAACGACTCTTTCTGGATGGTGAGCGGGATACTTCCTTTAATATTGTCGGTGGATTTTCGAAAGAGGATGGCAGTCTGCCTGTGATTTATGCGATCGAGCGGTTGGAAGACGGCGACCTCTTTGTTGCGGGGGATTTTAGCCACTATATGGAGGTTGAGGTGGGGAATTATGCCCGTCTCAATCGAGATGGATCCTTGGATCCGGATTTTCTTAAAAATCGTCGTGGTCTCTCGGCTGTACCTGGTGCGAACGGCATCGTGACCGCCCTACAGCTTCTGCCGGGAGGCGATGTACTGTTGGGGGGAGACTTCTCTCAAGTGGATGGTTTGTCTCGTCTGAACTTAGCCATCGTCAGGTCTTCAGGAGAGGTGGTGCCCACGTGGTCCACGTCGGCCCTGCAATCGCCGCGATCTTTTAACGGAATTAACGCTTTCGCGCTATCACCGGATGGCATGGAGGTGTATGTGGCAGGTGATTTCCGAGTGCAGTCCACAGAGTCGGAAATGGGGCTTTTTCGAATGAATCTCAGTAAGGGGACACCGGATTGGTTATCTTCTTTCAATCTGCCTCCGTCGGAGTTTGCTAAGGTATGCTTTCGTGAAGACGGTGCCTTGGTACTGCTGGAAGATTTGGGAAGCGGGGGGGAGCTGTATGTTCAGCAAAAACCGGAAACGGGTACGACGGATCCATTCCGCTTAGGCGAGAATTCAGGTGTCATTGTTAACAATATAACGGCAATGGCTGTACTGAAGGACAATCGTATCTTTGCTGTGGGATATTTTTGGGATGCGGAACGCGACGAAACATTTTCTGTCGGGGTCTTCTCCGAGAAGGGGGATTACTTGAGCGCTTCGATGGGGCAGCGTCTTGAAATCTGGGCGGATGCTAAGGCTCAGGGCGTTCTGTCTGGCGATGGAAGCGTCTGGATCTTCGGAGATTTTGATTTGGAACTGGGAACCACTGACGGCACGGATTCGGTCGGAGAGTATCAATGGACCAAGCTTGCGCGTTTTGCCGAGTGTCAGTCGCATCCGGTTGCAAGCCCTGCGAATCTTGTTTTTGGCAGCAGTCGTTATGATACGCGTGACGGCGAGACCCTCTACGTGTCCTTGCTCCGCACCGGAGCCACGGAGGATTTGGAGGCGCCTTTGAAGGGATACGTCGAAAGCGAATGGGCGGACAACTTGAATGTTCTCAATGAAGGTGACGATTTTATCTATTCTTGGTTTCGCGGGCCTCTGTTAGAATTTGCGCCCTATGATCGGATGATTTCCGTGCCGGTCAGTTTTTTGACGGATTGGTTGCCGGGGGCTTCCGCTGAACCGGACGCTTCGCCCAGTGTGGTTTTTGCGGTCGATTATTCGAATGCACAATATCCCACTTCTACGGGAATGCGAACACGTACCGTTGCCTGGGTTGAAGACTCGACCCACGAGCACCTGACTGCACTTCAACAATATGTCCCTGATGCAACGATTGAAGCGGATGGCTACCTTGATCCGGATCAGGATGGCAGGGACAGTTATACTGAGATCTTGATGCAGACAGACCCTTTGATCGCGGATTCAGCGCCTGGTCTGAAGTTGTTTCGACGCTACCATCCGCAAGATGTGGAACCCGTGTGGGTTTTGGAGCTTCCATTTGATGGTACCATGTCGCAGGCAACGTTCGTTCTATGGCAGGCTTTGGCGAGTCAAGGTGGACTCGATGCCGGCTGGGACAGTCTTGTTTCAAACACGAGTGATGAGCTGTTGTCCCAGCGCTACAAGCCGATGAGCTATCGTGACTCCTTATTGTATGGGGACCCGCATGGTTCCGGAGTGCTCGGGATCCGTCTGGCCCCGGGGGCGGAATCTTCCGTCTTCTGGCAGGCGACCTATTCGGAGTATTGA
- a CDS encoding thiol-disulfide oxidoreductase DCC family protein, with protein MNDSMTKQQSTCPVMLWDGDCEFCAKWIERWHRLTGDAVSYRPYQDALEDFPQLSVAACRRAVQLVLPDGTVFSGAHAVLRTLSIAGRYPRLLVLYEGFPLFRWLMDLGYRFVAANRSWLPK; from the coding sequence ATGAATGATTCCATGACGAAGCAGCAATCGACATGCCCCGTGATGCTTTGGGACGGGGATTGTGAGTTCTGTGCGAAATGGATTGAGCGATGGCACCGGTTGACCGGAGACGCGGTCAGCTATCGTCCTTACCAGGATGCCTTGGAGGACTTTCCGCAGTTGAGCGTGGCGGCTTGCCGTCGGGCGGTGCAGTTGGTTCTGCCGGACGGGACTGTCTTTTCCGGGGCGCATGCAGTCCTGCGCACGCTGTCCATTGCCGGCAGGTATCCGCGTCTGCTGGTTCTCTATGAGGGATTTCCTCTCTTTCGCTGGCTCATGGATCTAGGCTACCGCTTTGTGGCCGCGAACCGTTCCTGGTTGCCGAAGTAA
- the amrS gene encoding AmmeMemoRadiSam system radical SAM enzyme produces the protein MSRVEQADYPGRYWEPLEDGRIRCRLCPRDCKLKDGQRGMCFIRQRRGDQIILTSYGRSSGFCIDPIEKKPLNHFLPGTPVLSFGTAGCNLACKFCQNWDISKSREWDTICDQASPEAIAEAAELHNCRSVAFTYNDPVIFCEYAMDVADACHARGIRAVAVTAGYICAEPRKDLYAHMDAANVDLKAFTEDFYWKVTGAHLDPVLETIEYIHKETNVWMELTTLLIPGLNDSSREIEEMTRWVVDKLGPDVPMHFTAFHPDWKMRDRPPTPAETLSRAREIALKNGVHFAYTGNVHDSHGGSTICPSCHQAVVVRDWYQIREYNLTDDGSCRFCGHPCAGVFEGPCGTWGARRQPIRLTA, from the coding sequence ATGAGCCGAGTGGAACAGGCCGACTACCCCGGACGCTATTGGGAGCCGCTGGAGGACGGACGCATCCGTTGCCGGCTGTGTCCGCGTGACTGCAAACTTAAGGACGGACAGCGCGGAATGTGCTTTATTCGCCAGCGTCGCGGCGACCAGATCATACTGACCAGCTACGGCCGTTCCAGCGGGTTCTGTATCGACCCGATTGAAAAGAAACCGCTCAACCACTTCCTGCCGGGCACACCGGTCCTCTCCTTTGGTACGGCCGGCTGCAATCTGGCCTGCAAGTTTTGCCAGAATTGGGATATCAGCAAATCCCGCGAATGGGATACCATCTGTGACCAGGCAAGCCCCGAAGCTATCGCCGAGGCCGCGGAACTGCATAACTGCCGCAGCGTCGCCTTCACCTACAACGACCCGGTCATCTTTTGCGAATATGCCATGGATGTGGCCGATGCCTGCCATGCGCGCGGCATCCGTGCCGTCGCGGTCACGGCCGGCTACATCTGCGCGGAACCACGCAAGGACTTGTATGCCCACATGGACGCGGCCAATGTCGACCTGAAAGCCTTCACGGAAGACTTTTACTGGAAGGTCACCGGGGCACACCTGGATCCGGTATTAGAGACCATCGAATATATCCACAAAGAAACCAATGTTTGGATGGAGCTCACCACCCTGCTCATCCCCGGACTCAACGATTCAAGCCGGGAAATCGAGGAAATGACGCGCTGGGTCGTGGACAAGCTCGGTCCGGACGTACCGATGCACTTCACCGCCTTTCACCCCGACTGGAAGATGCGCGACCGCCCCCCCACTCCGGCCGAAACCTTGAGTCGTGCTCGGGAAATAGCGCTGAAAAACGGCGTGCACTTTGCCTATACCGGCAATGTCCACGACTCGCACGGCGGCAGCACAATCTGCCCGTCCTGCCACCAAGCCGTGGTCGTTCGCGACTGGTACCAAATCCGCGAATATAACCTGACCGACGACGGATCCTGCCGCTTCTGCGGTCATCCCTGCGCCGGAGTCTTCGAAGGGCCTTGCGGGACATGGGGCGCACGACGCCAGCCCATTCGCCTGACAGCATAG
- the amrB gene encoding AmmeMemoRadiSam system protein B has product MIVRDSRPPAVAGMFYPEDTNQLREEVRDYMSATPVYEALGTPRALIVPHAGYPYSGPVAGTAFRLLAETGKEISRVVLLGPSHHLSFEGLAYSGFEAFRTPLGTVPVDSEAIDRIRSLPQVQLLEGAHFREHCLEVELPFLQMALQDFRIVPLVVGSATPEQVAEVIHLLWDAHSLVLVSTDLSHYLDYETAQALDAETCRRIKDLDFVHIGPADACGARALNGLLCEADKQGLTVHTLDLRNSGDTAGDRSRVVGYGAWSLD; this is encoded by the coding sequence ATGATTGTGCGCGATTCCAGGCCACCGGCGGTCGCCGGAATGTTTTATCCGGAGGATACCAACCAACTCCGGGAGGAGGTTCGTGACTACATGTCGGCAACGCCTGTTTATGAGGCGCTGGGGACACCCCGGGCACTCATCGTTCCGCATGCGGGCTATCCCTATTCCGGGCCCGTCGCCGGCACCGCCTTCCGCTTGCTCGCTGAAACCGGAAAGGAAATCAGCCGCGTCGTTTTGCTCGGTCCTTCTCACCACCTTTCTTTCGAAGGGCTCGCTTACAGTGGTTTCGAAGCATTCCGGACGCCACTTGGTACCGTGCCGGTGGACTCCGAGGCGATTGATCGCATCCGCTCGCTCCCGCAAGTGCAGCTGTTGGAGGGGGCGCATTTTCGTGAGCATTGCCTGGAGGTCGAGTTGCCTTTCCTGCAAATGGCCTTGCAGGACTTTCGCATTGTTCCGCTGGTTGTGGGCTCGGCGACTCCGGAGCAAGTTGCCGAAGTGATTCATTTGCTTTGGGATGCGCACAGCCTGGTGCTTGTGAGTACGGACTTGAGCCATTACCTGGATTACGAAACGGCGCAGGCATTGGATGCGGAAACCTGCCGTAGAATCAAAGATCTCGACTTTGTGCACATCGGGCCCGCAGATGCCTGCGGTGCGCGTGCGCTGAACGGCTTGCTCTGCGAGGCGGACAAACAAGGCCTGACGGTCCATACGCTCGACCTCCGTAACTCGGGGGATACCGCGGGCGATCGTTCACGTGTGGTCGGGTACGGGGCTTGGAGCCTAGACTGA
- the amrA gene encoding AmmeMemoRadiSam system protein A translates to MQTSEQEAYTPQEQVCLLHTAREAIQARLAGEVYQHPPLHRYPDALMEHRACFVTLKIRDQLRGCIGGFEASRPLIDEVAQRACDAAFKDPRFEPLDARELPELRIHIAVLNPTIPMEVTGRSDLLRQLRPGVDGILIEEGAYRGTFLPAVWESLPHREQFLQALMHKAGLPSDYWSDSIRVYRYTCTDFGE, encoded by the coding sequence ATGCAAACGTCCGAACAGGAAGCCTATACCCCGCAAGAGCAGGTTTGTCTGCTTCATACGGCGCGTGAGGCAATTCAAGCACGCTTGGCCGGCGAAGTTTACCAGCATCCGCCGCTGCATCGCTATCCGGATGCGCTGATGGAGCATCGGGCCTGTTTTGTCACCTTGAAGATCCGGGACCAGCTTCGCGGTTGCATCGGCGGCTTCGAGGCCTCCCGTCCCTTGATCGATGAGGTGGCGCAACGTGCCTGCGATGCGGCCTTCAAGGATCCCCGTTTCGAACCGCTCGACGCCAGAGAGCTGCCCGAGCTGAGGATTCATATCGCCGTGCTGAATCCCACCATTCCAATGGAGGTGACTGGCCGTTCCGACCTGCTTCGCCAACTTCGTCCCGGAGTGGACGGAATCCTGATCGAAGAGGGCGCGTACCGGGGCACTTTTCTTCCTGCCGTCTGGGAGTCGCTGCCTCATCGCGAACAATTCCTGCAGGCACTCATGCACAAGGCGGGACTCCCTTCGGATTATTGGTCCGATTCGATTCGGGTGTACCGCTACACTTGTACGGATTTTGGGGAGTGA
- a CDS encoding YdcH family protein has product MIIEPHNIEHEFPQHRSKLARLCQSDSEFAALVDRHDELDRSIHKIEERQQAVSDEEVEKLKYERSELKDRIWSRLESD; this is encoded by the coding sequence ATGATTATCGAACCACATAATATCGAGCACGAGTTTCCCCAACATCGCAGCAAACTGGCCCGACTCTGCCAGTCCGATTCCGAATTTGCCGCGCTGGTCGACCGGCACGACGAACTGGACCGGTCAATCCATAAGATCGAGGAACGCCAGCAAGCGGTCTCTGATGAGGAAGTCGAAAAGCTCAAGTACGAGCGCAGTGAGTTGAAAGACCGGATCTGGAGCCGTCTTGAGTCCGACTAG
- a CDS encoding NHL repeat-containing protein translates to MPTDHECHWSAPIALVWTGFLLLGIPLISLWTAPALVHQLVAKTGQPPTLELQFRTTGTLFGMLVIAALIFPLWVRPMFGLRMRMLLYTLLAESIVLCIVWIMDPIDRWFWTEASNLTFFSAVVLVLCATGAAVNLFAQRIWEPHNRLLHGLWAVFSAAFLLAAADEYFRIHERLGPYLKVAHGQDLITAGYAVGALGAVAAACWALRQGVFHWKNHLPRLLVAGVLALGSAMLLDTFDFVLAPWIGANASKYWCNSIEETLEFTAASLFCCATWVGVVEGKEGCILKLAKQMQPQLRPMRFAQAAYLLLCLCLLGGLAWLRIHYDRIDHVLLYQKDNYTIQVFADTDDGLDQPDGLTYNADYGLIVCNEGTGDLLVFDAEGNGKVFIEAQTGLSSPEDVAVYGEGFFVSDDANHRILNYPSPELRPVVVEATELLSPEGLALDAQNRLYVADEKLSLIYRLDGAIQTTIVSAEDGLKSPEEIVLDSAGNLYISDEAAHAIFRATPSGTVDAFATANDGLINPEGISLHQGWLYVTDSSTGSVFRFDMEGKVELLMCFSPKYQNLAGIAFDEMGRLYLVASNPDSKDATIFQVSLNSRSTGELKN, encoded by the coding sequence ATGCCCACGGATCACGAATGCCATTGGTCCGCTCCGATCGCACTGGTCTGGACCGGATTTCTGCTGCTGGGCATTCCGCTCATCAGCCTGTGGACTGCGCCGGCCCTGGTTCATCAACTCGTAGCGAAGACCGGTCAGCCCCCGACTCTGGAGCTGCAATTCAGGACAACGGGCACCCTGTTTGGCATGCTGGTTATTGCCGCCCTGATCTTCCCCCTCTGGGTCAGGCCCATGTTCGGACTACGGATGCGCATGTTGCTGTACACCCTACTGGCCGAAAGCATCGTGCTCTGCATCGTATGGATCATGGATCCGATCGACCGCTGGTTCTGGACGGAGGCATCCAACCTGACCTTCTTCTCTGCGGTCGTCCTCGTGCTCTGCGCCACCGGTGCGGCCGTCAACCTCTTTGCCCAGCGCATATGGGAACCTCACAACCGGCTGCTCCATGGCCTGTGGGCCGTCTTCTCCGCAGCCTTCCTGCTGGCGGCAGCCGACGAATATTTCCGGATCCATGAGCGTCTGGGCCCGTACTTGAAAGTCGCCCATGGGCAGGACCTCATCACGGCGGGCTATGCGGTCGGTGCCCTCGGCGCAGTTGCCGCCGCCTGCTGGGCCCTCCGCCAAGGCGTCTTCCACTGGAAGAACCATCTGCCCCGTCTTCTGGTCGCCGGAGTCCTCGCCCTGGGAAGCGCGATGCTCCTCGATACATTTGATTTCGTACTCGCGCCCTGGATTGGCGCGAATGCTTCGAAGTACTGGTGCAATTCGATCGAGGAGACCCTTGAGTTCACCGCTGCCAGCCTGTTCTGCTGCGCCACATGGGTGGGCGTGGTGGAGGGCAAGGAAGGCTGCATCCTCAAGCTAGCCAAACAGATGCAGCCACAACTCCGGCCCATGCGTTTCGCCCAAGCGGCTTACCTGCTTCTTTGCCTGTGTCTTCTCGGAGGACTTGCATGGCTCCGGATCCATTACGACCGCATCGACCACGTCCTCCTGTATCAGAAAGATAACTACACCATACAGGTTTTTGCCGATACGGATGACGGTCTCGACCAGCCCGACGGCCTTACCTACAATGCCGACTACGGGCTGATCGTCTGCAACGAGGGAACGGGTGATTTGCTGGTTTTTGATGCAGAAGGCAACGGCAAGGTATTCATCGAAGCCCAAACCGGACTGTCCTCGCCTGAGGATGTCGCCGTCTACGGGGAAGGCTTTTTCGTCAGCGACGACGCGAACCACCGCATCCTGAACTACCCGAGTCCGGAGCTCAGGCCGGTCGTGGTCGAAGCAACCGAACTACTCTCCCCCGAAGGCCTCGCGCTCGACGCACAGAACCGGCTCTATGTCGCCGATGAAAAACTCTCGCTCATCTACCGTCTGGACGGCGCGATACAGACCACAATCGTCTCCGCCGAGGACGGACTCAAGAGCCCCGAAGAAATCGTCCTCGATTCCGCAGGGAACCTCTATATCAGCGACGAAGCGGCACACGCGATTTTCAGGGCAACTCCCAGCGGAACGGTTGACGCCTTTGCCACCGCCAACGACGGCTTGATCAACCCGGAAGGCATAAGCCTCCACCAAGGCTGGCTGTACGTGACGGACTCCTCCACAGGATCGGTGTTTCGATTCGACATGGAGGGCAAGGTGGAACTGCTGATGTGTTTCAGCCCCAAATACCAGAATCTAGCCGGTATTGCATTTGACGAAATGGGCAGGCTCTACCTGGTCGCCAGCAACCCCGACAGCAAGGATGCCACAATCTTCCAAGTTAGCCTGAACTCCAGGTCAACTGGGGAGCTAAAAAACTAG